The Nostoc sp. 'Lobaria pulmonaria (5183) cyanobiont' genome window below encodes:
- a CDS encoding SDR family oxidoreductase codes for MQDKVVVIVGASGGIGSALTQKLAPTGVRLVLAARDAVRLTTLAADLPGEVLTVPTDITDPLQVDTLIKKTIAEFGKIDILVNAAGAGILKPYNSLEPADLDKMLDVNLKGSFYTTQAAAEEMQKCKSGHICNVVGILGKHSMGMAAAYSASKFGVVGFSKCMAEELKRFGIKFTLFYFGGVDSPFWDNVNLKVDRKKMLSPETAANAIFFALSAEPQAVPMEINIQPDSHLFF; via the coding sequence ATGCAGGATAAAGTTGTTGTTATTGTCGGTGCTAGTGGTGGTATTGGTTCAGCTTTAACACAAAAACTTGCGCCTACCGGAGTCCGGTTAGTACTGGCTGCTAGAGATGCAGTTCGTTTAACCACACTGGCTGCTGATTTACCAGGAGAAGTTTTGACTGTTCCCACCGATATTACTGACCCACTACAGGTAGATACTTTGATTAAAAAGACTATCGCTGAGTTTGGTAAAATCGATATTTTAGTGAATGCAGCTGGTGCTGGTATACTCAAGCCCTACAACAGCCTAGAACCTGCTGATTTAGACAAGATGTTAGATGTCAACTTAAAAGGTAGCTTTTATACAACTCAGGCGGCTGCTGAAGAGATGCAAAAATGCAAGTCTGGTCACATCTGTAATGTGGTTGGAATTCTAGGCAAGCATTCGATGGGGATGGCAGCAGCTTATTCGGCTTCTAAATTTGGTGTTGTCGGTTTCAGCAAGTGCATGGCAGAGGAACTCAAGCGTTTTGGTATCAAGTTCACGCTATTCTACTTTGGTGGGGTAGATTCTCCTTTCTGGGATAACGTCAACCTAAAAGTAGACCGAAAAAAAATGCTTAGTCCTGAAACTGCTGCCAATGCAATTTTCTTTGCCCTTTCTGCCGAACCGCAAGCTGTGCCAATGGAAATTAACATTCAACCTGATAGTCATTTGTTCTTTTAG
- a CDS encoding IS1/IS1595 family N-terminal zinc-binding domain-containing protein, whose protein sequence is MKCPRCESTSYRKNGRRNDKQNYLCKNCGKQFLEPVFSHSLETDLLPNSNGHTKVSTPEATELSLVKNLPEEKITEKSLGSCSLTLAEQLLQTLLSPAWLESTAFSQFIQKFQQKTEIKHQLETGISLLLLDAENLKLDVNSELFLASVCKYPLQFKMAFANWRNPSIGKQDIELYNRGYQLVHVPEGKDSADAKMIAYGACVSRSYPTVKEILVCSNDRILIHLCNELQNQGLIVYWVRRQGQTLHIENRNTGKLTHYSLAMATEVPSLEKVVEQIQDLIKNEQDSINTRLHSLATITSLFQERSNINNKSNPKQPEIEEIIPIIEDSSAQSIQEKEKEDSAEIPNEKILNKLLLKIIQDIQTKSPQTKLSVSKLGSELRKITGESPNSIIKKLKLGSNFTKYLESSPTFTLKMSGKEYEVMPLLSE, encoded by the coding sequence ATGAAATGTCCCCGGTGCGAATCTACTTCATATCGTAAAAATGGTCGTCGGAATGACAAGCAGAATTACCTCTGCAAAAATTGTGGTAAACAATTCCTTGAGCCTGTATTCTCTCATTCCCTAGAAACTGACTTGCTTCCTAACAGCAACGGACATACTAAAGTATCTACGCCTGAAGCGACGGAACTTTCTTTAGTAAAAAACCTGCCAGAAGAAAAAATCACAGAGAAAAGTCTTGGCTCTTGTAGTTTGACATTAGCTGAACAACTGCTGCAAACTTTATTATCACCTGCTTGGTTAGAATCTACTGCGTTCAGCCAATTTATCCAAAAATTTCAACAAAAAACTGAAATAAAACATCAATTAGAAACAGGAATATCTCTTCTACTTTTGGATGCAGAGAACTTAAAATTAGATGTTAATTCAGAATTATTTTTAGCTAGTGTCTGTAAGTATCCTCTCCAATTTAAAATGGCATTTGCGAACTGGAGAAATCCAAGTATTGGAAAGCAAGATATTGAACTATATAACCGTGGCTATCAACTTGTCCACGTACCAGAGGGTAAGGATAGTGCTGATGCAAAAATGATCGCTTATGGTGCTTGTGTTTCACGCTCTTATCCAACAGTTAAAGAAATATTAGTCTGCTCTAACGATAGAATTTTAATTCACCTTTGCAACGAACTCCAAAACCAAGGATTAATTGTCTATTGGGTACGTAGACAAGGGCAAACTTTACATATAGAAAACCGGAATACTGGCAAATTAACTCATTATTCTTTAGCAATGGCAACAGAAGTTCCATCTTTGGAAAAAGTGGTTGAGCAAATTCAAGACTTAATTAAAAACGAACAAGATTCTATTAATACTCGATTACACAGTTTAGCAACTATTACAAGTTTATTTCAAGAAAGATCCAATATCAATAATAAATCTAATCCTAAGCAACCAGAAATTGAAGAAATTATCCCTATTATAGAAGATTCATCTGCACAATCTATTCAAGAAAAAGAAAAAGAGGATTCTGCGGAAATTCCTAATGAAAAAATATTAAATAAATTACTATTAAAAATTATTCAAGATATACAAACCAAGTCTCCCCAAACTAAGTTATCTGTGTCTAAACTAGGTTCAGAGTTACGGAAAATAACCGGAGAGTCTCCTAATTCAATTATTAAAAAATTAAAATTAGGTTCCAATTTTACCAAATATTTAGAATCATCTCCCACATTTACATTAAAAATGAGTGGCAAGGAATATGAGGTAATGCCGCTACTCTCCGAATAG
- a CDS encoding phosphate ABC transporter ATP-binding protein, producing the protein MSKLIPAIRVKNFSFYYETKKIVEGVSMDIYQNQVTAIIGSSGCGKSTFLKSLNRMSELEGDVRVEGRVEFFGQSIYERRVNINRLRRQVSMVFPKPNLFPMSVYDNVAYGVKLVGWYPKVELDGIVESAIKAAELWDEVKNKLHKSALELSGGQQQRLCIARALAVKPNVLLMDEPCSGLDPMGSMKIENLIHNLRSELTIVMVTHNIQQVTRLSDFTAFFYSNENRITQMVEFGTTNKIFTNPVDSRTRDYVFARII; encoded by the coding sequence ATGAGTAAACTAATTCCAGCCATCAGAGTCAAAAACTTCAGCTTCTATTACGAAACTAAAAAGATAGTTGAAGGCGTGTCAATGGATATTTATCAAAACCAAGTCACGGCAATTATTGGTTCTAGTGGTTGTGGGAAGTCTACTTTTCTTAAATCGTTAAATCGCATGAGTGAATTAGAAGGAGATGTGAGGGTTGAAGGAAGAGTAGAATTTTTTGGGCAGAGTATTTATGAGCGTCGTGTCAACATCAATCGCTTACGTCGCCAAGTTAGTATGGTTTTTCCCAAACCAAATCTTTTTCCCATGAGCGTTTACGATAATGTTGCTTATGGGGTGAAATTAGTTGGATGGTATCCGAAAGTAGAATTAGATGGAATTGTTGAATCTGCCATCAAAGCTGCCGAACTTTGGGATGAAGTGAAAAATAAGCTGCACAAATCTGCTTTAGAGCTTTCTGGCGGTCAACAGCAAAGATTATGTATTGCCCGTGCTTTAGCGGTCAAGCCGAATGTTCTTTTGATGGATGAGCCTTGTTCAGGTCTCGATCCTATGGGTAGTATGAAAATCGAGAATTTGATCCATAACTTGCGTTCTGAGTTGACAATTGTAATGGTTACTCACAATATCCAGCAAGTTACTCGCCTATCTGATTTTACGGCTTTCTTTTATAGTAATGAAAATCGGATTACTCAAATGGTTGAATTTGGTACTACAAATAAAATCTTTACTAACCCTGTGGATTCTCGCACCCGCGACTACGTTTTCGCTCGCATCATTTGA
- a CDS encoding phosphate ABC transporter ATP-binding protein, translated as MVQEPSGCGKSTFIKILNRISELEGPVKVEGSVEFFGQNIYDPRVNINRLRRQIGMVFQKPNPFGISIYENVAYGMRIAGRYSKLKLDEIVESALHSAALWDEVKDKLDKSALGLSGGQQQRLCIARALAVKPKVLLMDEPCSALDPIATMKVEELLHSLQSELTIAIVTHNMQQAARVSDFTAFFSTDESRIGQMVEFGATEQIFNNPLDPRTRDYISGRFG; from the coding sequence ATGGTGCAGGAGCCTAGTGGTTGTGGTAAATCTACCTTCATCAAAATTCTAAATCGCATTAGCGAATTAGAAGGGCCTGTAAAAGTTGAAGGATCTGTAGAATTTTTTGGTCAGAATATTTACGATCCTCGTGTCAACATCAATCGGTTACGCCGGCAAATTGGTATGGTGTTCCAAAAACCAAATCCTTTTGGGATCAGCATTTACGAAAATGTTGCCTACGGTATGAGAATAGCAGGCAGATATTCAAAATTAAAATTAGATGAAATTGTTGAATCTGCACTTCACAGCGCTGCTCTTTGGGATGAAGTCAAAGATAAGCTGGATAAATCTGCTTTAGGGCTTTCTGGTGGTCAACAACAAAGATTATGTATAGCCCGTGCTTTAGCAGTCAAGCCGAAAGTTCTGCTGATGGATGAGCCTTGCTCGGCTCTTGATCCCATCGCCACCATGAAAGTTGAGGAACTGCTCCATAGTTTACAGTCTGAGTTGACGATTGCGATCGTTACCCACAATATGCAGCAAGCCGCTCGCGTCTCTGATTTTACGGCTTTTTTTAGCACCGATGAAAGTCGGATTGGTCAAATGGTTGAATTTGGCGCTACAGAGCAAATCTTTAACAACCCATTAGACCCCCGCACCCGCGACTACATTTCCGGGCGTTTCGGTTAA
- a CDS encoding stage II sporulation protein M, producing the protein MNIQRWIARREPNWQRLDALLRQIEKKGLKSLGAAEIRELASLYRSVTADLARARTQQIGNTSIQSLQSLTTRAYTQIYQGSRRQEWQAILEFYRWGLPSVVQKTFVYIAAATALFLLGALVAWWYSWQNPSFMPLIVPESLITKVRDEHKLWMGSIVGVEPLASSGIAINNLLVSFGAVAGGMTAGAYTAYLMIFNGLLIGAVGTLVGQNNLAYPFWAFVFPHGSLELPAIFFAGGAGFLLARAILFPGKYRRGDALKFYGYQAVQLVFGIVPMLIIAGAIEGFFSPNPSVPEPIKYLAGIGLFILLVLYCNRKQTGNNLDGG; encoded by the coding sequence ATGAATATTCAACGTTGGATTGCGCGACGAGAACCAAATTGGCAGCGTTTGGATGCCCTATTAAGGCAGATAGAAAAAAAAGGGTTAAAGTCTTTAGGGGCAGCAGAAATTAGAGAGTTAGCGAGTTTGTATCGTTCAGTAACGGCAGATTTGGCACGTGCCCGCACTCAGCAAATCGGCAATACCTCGATCCAAAGTTTACAATCTTTAACAACTCGTGCTTACACGCAGATTTACCAAGGTTCGCGGCGGCAGGAATGGCAGGCAATCCTAGAATTTTATCGTTGGGGATTACCATCAGTAGTCCAGAAAACATTTGTATATATTGCTGCGGCTACGGCGCTGTTTTTACTGGGGGCACTAGTGGCTTGGTGGTATTCCTGGCAAAACCCCAGCTTTATGCCTTTGATTGTACCTGAAAGCTTGATTACCAAGGTGCGAGATGAGCATAAATTATGGATGGGTTCAATTGTCGGTGTTGAACCTCTAGCATCCAGCGGGATCGCGATCAATAATTTGTTGGTATCTTTTGGGGCTGTCGCCGGTGGTATGACTGCTGGAGCATACACAGCCTATTTGATGATATTTAATGGTTTATTAATTGGTGCTGTTGGTACTTTAGTTGGTCAAAATAATCTGGCTTATCCTTTTTGGGCCTTTGTGTTTCCGCATGGTTCTTTGGAATTACCAGCGATCTTTTTTGCAGGGGGTGCGGGATTTTTATTAGCAAGAGCAATTTTATTTCCTGGTAAATATCGCCGTGGGGATGCACTGAAATTTTATGGTTATCAGGCAGTGCAGCTAGTATTTGGGATTGTACCAATGTTGATTATTGCTGGTGCGATCGAAGGCTTTTTCTCTCCTAATCCCAGCGTACCTGAGCCGATTAAATATCTAGCAGGAATAGGATTATTTATACTTTTAGTGCTGTATTGTAACCGCAAGCAAACAGGAAATAATTTAGATGGCGGCTGA
- a CDS encoding RDD family protein: protein MRFFNRITFQTPESVELEFTLAGIGNRALALLIDYTVLGITLLLFVLTWSVFSTQLLNFVEYFFTNLPSLDIWLLAIFFIIAFAIYIGYFVFFETLWFGQTPGKRVAKIRVVRDDGRLIGLQQATLRALLRPFDETLFIGAFLIMLGSREKRLGDLAAGTIVIQAQTPTASAKLTISEQAKGLHEQLIEIADFSQLMPDDFAVIREYLQRRAAMSLKARASLSLKLAEQVKAIIHLEKLPEAVTPDVFLEAIYLGYQQPEF from the coding sequence ATGCGCTTTTTTAATCGCATTACATTCCAGACTCCAGAAAGTGTAGAGTTGGAATTCACTCTAGCGGGAATCGGGAATCGAGCTTTGGCACTCCTGATTGACTATACAGTATTGGGTATAACTTTACTTCTGTTTGTCCTTACCTGGAGTGTCTTCTCGACACAGCTGTTAAATTTTGTTGAATACTTTTTTACAAATTTACCAAGTTTAGACATTTGGTTGTTAGCAATTTTCTTCATTATCGCCTTTGCAATTTACATCGGCTATTTTGTATTTTTTGAAACCTTATGGTTTGGGCAAACTCCTGGTAAACGGGTTGCTAAAATTCGCGTAGTTCGAGATGATGGTAGACTGATCGGGCTACAACAAGCAACGCTACGTGCTTTACTGCGACCCTTTGATGAAACTTTGTTTATTGGTGCTTTTTTAATTATGTTGGGTAGCCGTGAAAAGCGCTTAGGTGATTTAGCAGCTGGCACAATTGTCATTCAAGCCCAAACACCCACTGCATCTGCAAAATTGACAATTTCAGAACAGGCAAAAGGACTTCATGAACAGTTAATCGAAATTGCTGATTTCTCGCAATTGATGCCAGATGATTTTGCTGTGATTCGTGAGTATTTACAGCGACGTGCTGCAATGTCGTTAAAGGCAAGAGCCTCACTATCTCTAAAGCTAGCCGAGCAAGTTAAAGCTATTATTCATTTAGAAAAATTGCCAGAAGCTGTTACACCTGATGTTTTTTTAGAAGCAATTTACCTCGGTTATCAACAACCGGAATTTTAG
- a CDS encoding DUF1868 domain-containing protein, with translation MDDNYQTYLNRLARLTLPEAYRSQAQHIQESSKFQLDSGLRQAASFPGYTLITPPPEEESQNSAFYAKLQTYQQELLQLPVNRNLIVPVPPASFHLTLADLIWDNAYLDAYEKNPKFDEELHSCLAEIFQRYQQLMTNRSHPIKWQMLGLILMPRAVAICLVPQDERCYEEIIQFRRTIYQNPKLIALGIEQHYHFTAHVTLAYFGEVPSDLDRISFSTMLSQLNEQWLLNLPEFLIDRVELRKFDNMTRYYRESDWPILDF, from the coding sequence TTGGACGACAACTATCAAACTTACTTAAATCGGTTAGCAAGACTGACGCTGCCTGAAGCCTACAGATCCCAAGCCCAGCATATTCAGGAATCTTCTAAATTTCAGCTAGATTCTGGGTTGAGACAAGCAGCATCCTTTCCTGGCTATACGCTAATTACCCCGCCGCCAGAAGAAGAATCACAAAACTCTGCTTTCTATGCCAAATTACAGACTTACCAACAGGAACTTTTGCAGTTGCCTGTAAACCGTAATTTGATTGTACCTGTACCTCCTGCTAGCTTCCATCTGACTTTAGCGGATTTAATTTGGGACAATGCTTACCTTGATGCCTACGAAAAAAATCCTAAATTTGATGAGGAGTTACACTCTTGTTTAGCCGAAATATTTCAAAGATATCAACAATTGATGACAAACAGGAGTCATCCAATTAAATGGCAAATGCTGGGACTAATACTGATGCCAAGAGCTGTAGCCATTTGTTTAGTCCCCCAAGATGAACGCTGTTACGAGGAAATTATTCAATTTCGCCGAACAATTTATCAAAATCCCAAGTTAATTGCCTTGGGTATTGAGCAGCATTATCACTTCACGGCCCATGTTACATTAGCCTATTTTGGGGAGGTTCCATCTGACCTAGACCGCATAAGCTTCAGCACTATGCTTTCTCAATTGAATGAACAATGGCTGTTGAATTTGCCAGAATTTTTGATTGATCGTGTTGAATTACGGAAGTTTGACAACATGACACGTTATTATCGTGAATCAGACTGGCCGATTTTAGATTTTTAA
- the holA gene encoding DNA polymerase III subunit delta has product MPIYVYWGEDDFAMEKAIAVLRDRVLDPQWTSFNYTAFSPDRSDAPIQGLNQVMTPTFGAGGRLVWLINTTLCQHCPENVLAELGRSLRVIPENSFLLLTSRNKPDERLKSTKLLKQFATEFREFPLIPPWKTELLVQSVNQAAQTVGVKLTANTAHLLAESVGNDTRLLYNELEKLRLYAQGSNKPLDTDTVTKLVRNTTQNSLQLAAAIRTGDTAKALTTLADLSNASEPGLRIVATLIGQFRTWLWVKIMIESGERNQQAIAIAADIGNPKRIYFLQQEIKLLSVQQLISCLPLLLELEVSLKQGASEMSTLQTKVIELCQVCRGN; this is encoded by the coding sequence ATGCCAATCTATGTTTACTGGGGTGAGGATGATTTTGCGATGGAAAAGGCGATCGCTGTTTTGCGCGATCGCGTCCTCGATCCCCAATGGACAAGTTTCAATTACACTGCATTCTCCCCAGATCGATCTGATGCTCCTATCCAGGGGTTAAATCAGGTGATGACGCCTACTTTTGGCGCTGGTGGGCGCTTGGTATGGCTGATAAATACTACTCTGTGTCAGCACTGTCCAGAGAATGTGTTGGCAGAATTGGGGCGATCGCTAAGAGTCATTCCCGAAAACTCATTTTTATTGCTTACCAGTCGCAACAAGCCAGATGAACGTCTCAAATCCACGAAATTGTTAAAACAGTTTGCTACCGAATTCCGAGAATTTCCCCTCATTCCCCCTTGGAAAACAGAATTACTGGTGCAATCTGTTAATCAAGCAGCCCAGACTGTGGGTGTGAAACTGACTGCCAATACTGCCCATCTGTTGGCAGAATCTGTAGGAAATGATACACGGCTTCTTTACAATGAGTTAGAAAAATTACGGTTATATGCCCAAGGTAGTAATAAGCCTTTAGATACAGATACCGTTACGAAGTTAGTAAGAAATACTACTCAAAATAGCTTACAATTAGCAGCAGCAATCAGAACAGGAGATACAGCTAAAGCTTTGACAACCTTGGCAGATTTGAGCAATGCTTCCGAGCCGGGATTACGGATAGTTGCCACACTGATTGGACAATTTCGCACCTGGCTGTGGGTCAAGATTATGATAGAAAGTGGGGAACGGAATCAACAAGCGATCGCTATTGCCGCTGATATCGGTAATCCCAAACGGATTTACTTCTTACAGCAAGAAATCAAGCTGCTTTCTGTACAACAGTTAATCTCTTGCTTACCCCTACTACTGGAGTTAGAAGTTAGCCTTAAGCAAGGAGCATCAGAAATGTCAACACTCCAGACTAAAGTCATCGAACTTTGTCAAGTATGCCGAGGAAATTGA
- a CDS encoding DUF4168 domain-containing protein has translation MKKISDLFSRTSRKRILSQSLFFGAIASVSVISNAFSFSSKAEAQTPPPIVNNTEIDSYAQAVLAMEPARQNAFEEIKKLIGNGEIPQIVCNDSNSINGLPKKAQDIAVNYCNHAQKIVEDNGLRFEQFNKITIELQNNTILKSQVYNTLLRLQQPPESR, from the coding sequence ATGAAGAAAATTTCCGATTTATTTTCTCGAACTAGCCGAAAGCGAATCCTTTCGCAATCATTATTTTTCGGCGCGATCGCTAGTGTAAGTGTGATTTCCAACGCTTTTTCATTCAGTTCCAAAGCTGAGGCTCAAACTCCACCACCAATAGTTAACAATACTGAAATCGACAGTTACGCTCAAGCCGTGCTAGCAATGGAGCCAGCCCGTCAAAATGCCTTTGAAGAAATTAAAAAACTTATTGGCAATGGAGAAATTCCCCAGATTGTTTGCAACGACTCTAATAGCATAAATGGTCTTCCAAAGAAGGCTCAAGATATCGCAGTGAACTACTGTAATCACGCTCAAAAAATTGTTGAAGATAATGGTTTGAGATTTGAACAGTTCAACAAAATTACTATAGAACTACAAAATAATACTATCTTAAAAAGCCAGGTTTATAATACCCTATTACGGCTGCAACAACCTCCCGAATCTCGGTAA